The following are encoded in a window of Bacillota bacterium genomic DNA:
- a CDS encoding NAD(P)-dependent oxidoreductase has protein sequence MYRVAFIGLGTMGYPMAGHLAKQFETLVWNRTTSKAQAHAQQFGSHAVENLTDTAQAQFIFTCLPTSVEVEAIAEQLLPALKPGTVWIDCTSGDPNHSRRIAERLRSVGCDFLDAPVSGGKVGAEAGNLTVMVGGSQQTFNRALPVIQAFAGKVFHVGDVGAGHAVKAVNNILLAVGLLATAEGLVTLAKQGVDPAIALEVINVSSGRSFASEVHFPERVLTRAFPNTFSLALLAKDARIAVSIAREAYVPVPLMQLAAEMFEMAKRQIGGDVDHTAVVQLIESWAGTQIAPKQGT, from the coding sequence ATGTACCGAGTGGCGTTTATTGGGCTGGGAACAATGGGCTATCCGATGGCAGGGCATCTCGCCAAGCAGTTTGAGACGCTGGTGTGGAATCGCACTACCAGCAAGGCGCAGGCGCACGCACAGCAGTTCGGTTCACATGCGGTAGAAAACCTGACTGACACCGCGCAGGCGCAGTTCATCTTCACCTGCCTGCCTACCAGCGTGGAAGTGGAGGCGATAGCGGAACAGCTATTGCCTGCGTTGAAACCGGGCACGGTGTGGATAGACTGCACCAGCGGCGACCCCAACCACAGCCGACGCATTGCCGAACGCCTGCGCTCAGTGGGATGCGATTTTCTGGACGCACCCGTTTCAGGAGGCAAGGTGGGTGCAGAGGCGGGTAACCTGACGGTGATGGTCGGCGGTAGCCAGCAAACGTTCAACCGCGCTCTGCCGGTCATTCAGGCGTTTGCAGGCAAGGTGTTCCATGTGGGCGATGTGGGCGCGGGGCACGCCGTCAAAGCGGTGAACAATATACTGCTCGCCGTCGGGCTGCTGGCGACCGCCGAAGGGCTGGTCACGCTGGCGAAACAGGGGGTAGACCCCGCCATCGCGCTGGAGGTCATCAACGTCAGCTCGGGGCGATCGTTCGCGAGTGAGGTGCACTTTCCGGAGCGCGTGCTCACGCGGGCGTTCCCCAACACCTTCAGCCTTGCCCTGCTGGCGAAAGACGCCCGCATCGCCGTCTCTATCGCACGGGAGGCGTACGTGCCCGTCCCGCTCATGCAGCTGGCGGCAGAGATGTTCGAGATGGCAAAGCGACAGATTGGCGGGGATGTCGATCACACGGCGGTCGTACAACTTATCGAGTCATGGGCAGGCACCCAGATTGCTCCCAAACAGGGAACATAG
- a CDS encoding substrate-binding domain-containing protein: MRGKILVALLFAALLISGCARRQTQTGAPTTEKKWRVGVTLLTKQHPFYQELEAAMRETAEKEGIELLIQSAEFNLADQTAQVENFLTSGVDALIICPVDSAGIAGAVKKANAAKVPVFTADIAAQGGDVVCHVASDNVQGGRLAGEYLAKLLGGKGKVVIIDHPVVTSVQDRTRGFMEAISKYPGIQVVDRPPGDGVRDKAMAVTETMLQKHPDLAGIFAINDSTALGALKAVESMGRTNVVIVGYDGDPEARREILRGSALKADAVQFPRKIGSTVVEMAAKHLRGEPVPKLVPIPCDIIDREKLQREPSP; encoded by the coding sequence ATGCGTGGCAAGATACTGGTCGCGCTGCTGTTCGCTGCGCTGTTGATTAGCGGTTGCGCCAGACGGCAAACCCAAACAGGCGCCCCCACCACGGAGAAGAAGTGGCGGGTGGGGGTCACTCTGTTGACCAAGCAGCATCCCTTCTATCAAGAGCTGGAAGCCGCGATGCGCGAAACGGCGGAGAAGGAAGGTATCGAACTGCTCATCCAGAGCGCGGAGTTCAACCTTGCCGACCAGACAGCGCAGGTGGAAAACTTCCTGACCAGCGGTGTAGACGCGCTGATTATCTGTCCGGTGGACTCGGCGGGCATCGCGGGCGCGGTGAAGAAGGCGAACGCCGCCAAAGTACCGGTGTTTACCGCCGATATCGCCGCGCAGGGCGGTGACGTGGTGTGCCACGTGGCGTCGGACAATGTGCAGGGCGGCAGGCTGGCAGGTGAATATCTGGCGAAGCTGCTGGGTGGGAAGGGAAAAGTGGTGATTATCGACCACCCGGTGGTGACCAGTGTTCAGGACCGCACGCGCGGTTTCATGGAAGCCATCTCCAAATACCCGGGCATTCAGGTGGTGGACCGCCCACCCGGCGACGGCGTGCGCGACAAAGCGATGGCGGTTACCGAGACCATGCTGCAGAAGCACCCGGATTTGGCAGGTATTTTCGCGATTAACGACAGCACTGCGCTGGGCGCGCTGAAGGCAGTGGAGAGCATGGGGCGCACCAACGTGGTTATCGTCGGCTACGACGGCGACCCCGAAGCACGGCGGGAAATCCTGCGGGGCAGCGCACTCAAGGCGGACGCCGTGCAGTTTCCCCGAAAAATCGGCAGCACGGTGGTGGAGATGGCGGCCAAACACCTGCGCGGTGAGCCGGTTCCCAAACTTGTCCCCATTCCCTGCGACATCATCGACAGGGAGAAGCTGCAGCGCGAGCCATCGCCGTAG
- a CDS encoding DUF4185 domain-containing protein gives MLTVPKLILRAATEHRLPAGVDSNSPCHWRGDRFVIFMSAGHPFRSEGKSPYDLGEAQPVTFDNTLNGGRWIECTVLAADGTLYGWYHHEPAGLCPGTSLTAPKIGAIRSTDDGRTWQDLGFVLTAPEGTLRCDAQNGYFAGGHGDFCVMLDPAQRYLYFFFGNYAGKPEEQGVAVARMDWAHRDKPVGKVYKWFQGGWQEPGLGGRVTPIFPAMSDWMRADCDAFWGPSVHRNTHLKQYVMLLNRAKGTGWVQEGIYVSFSTRLDEPRSWSQPQKILVGGRWYPQVIGDPAERGTDKLAGKTARLYLSGISEYEAVFDG, from the coding sequence ATGTTAACTGTTCCAAAACTCATCCTGCGCGCGGCGACCGAGCATCGCCTGCCCGCAGGGGTCGATTCCAACAGCCCATGCCACTGGCGGGGCGACCGCTTCGTCATCTTCATGTCTGCGGGACATCCCTTCCGCAGTGAGGGAAAATCCCCTTACGACCTCGGCGAGGCGCAGCCCGTCACGTTCGACAACACCCTGAACGGCGGACGATGGATTGAGTGTACCGTTCTGGCGGCGGACGGCACGCTGTACGGCTGGTACCATCACGAACCTGCAGGATTGTGTCCGGGCACTTCGCTCACCGCGCCCAAAATCGGCGCCATCCGCTCCACTGACGATGGCAGAACATGGCAGGATTTGGGATTCGTGCTCACCGCGCCTGAAGGCACGCTGCGCTGCGACGCGCAAAACGGCTACTTCGCGGGAGGACACGGCGACTTTTGCGTCATGCTGGACCCTGCGCAACGCTATCTCTACTTTTTCTTCGGCAACTACGCGGGCAAACCCGAAGAGCAGGGCGTCGCAGTGGCGCGGATGGATTGGGCGCACCGCGACAAGCCTGTTGGCAAGGTGTACAAATGGTTTCAGGGAGGGTGGCAGGAGCCGGGTCTGGGCGGCAGGGTGACCCCGATTTTCCCCGCCATGTCCGACTGGATGCGCGCGGACTGCGACGCCTTCTGGGGACCCTCCGTACACCGGAACACCCACCTGAAGCAGTATGTGATGCTATTGAACCGCGCAAAGGGCACAGGCTGGGTGCAGGAAGGTATCTACGTCAGCTTCAGCACGAGACTGGATGAGCCGCGCAGTTGGAGCCAGCCGCAGAAGATTCTGGTCGGCGGCAGGTGGTACCCGCAGGTCATCGGCGACCCAGCGGAGCGCGGTACCGACAAGCTGGCAGGCAAAACGGCGCGACTGTACCTGAGCGGCATCTCCGAGTACGAGGCGGTGTTCGACGGGTAG
- a CDS encoding ABC transporter ATP-binding protein, whose translation METTNGETVCELRHVDKIYEGAVPTPALLDINLKVRRGEFMVVLGASGSGKTTLLNVMGLLDTPTSGQVWLAGRNAATLSEEERAALRSRYMGFVFQFHYLLPEFTVLENALLPCTIVGKAMAEANRERVKELLVRVGLGDRLNYRPAQLSGGQQQRVAIVRALANNPELVLADEPTGNLDSKNGFAVFEMMRFMNRQTGTAFVVVTHDERLAQEADRVVVLEDGRIIKEELQRPALTHEL comes from the coding sequence ATGGAGACCACCAACGGCGAGACGGTGTGCGAGCTGCGCCACGTGGATAAAATCTACGAGGGCGCTGTGCCCACCCCTGCCCTGCTGGACATCAACTTAAAGGTGCGCCGCGGCGAGTTTATGGTGGTGCTGGGCGCATCCGGTTCGGGGAAAACCACCCTGCTGAACGTGATGGGCCTGCTGGATACGCCCACTTCTGGACAGGTGTGGCTGGCAGGCAGAAACGCCGCAACCCTATCGGAAGAGGAGCGAGCTGCCCTGCGCAGCCGCTACATGGGCTTTGTGTTCCAGTTCCACTACCTGCTGCCGGAGTTCACCGTGCTGGAGAACGCGCTGTTGCCCTGCACTATTGTGGGCAAAGCGATGGCAGAAGCCAACCGCGAGCGCGTGAAGGAACTGTTGGTGCGGGTAGGACTGGGCGACCGGCTGAACTATCGTCCTGCGCAGCTGTCAGGTGGTCAACAACAGCGGGTGGCTATCGTGCGGGCACTGGCGAACAATCCCGAGCTGGTACTGGCGGACGAACCCACCGGCAATCTGGACAGCAAGAACGGTTTCGCCGTGTTCGAGATGATGCGCTTCATGAACCGGCAGACGGGGACCGCCTTCGTGGTGGTGACGCACGACGAGCGACTGGCGCAGGAAGCCGACCGCGTGGTGGTGCTGGAAGACGGCAGAATCATCAAAGAGGAGCTGCAACGTCCTGCCCTTACGCATGAGCTGTAG
- a CDS encoding ABC transporter permease, with translation MIDRFSLSVAIRHLLYYKGQTLLTMGVVAVSVTLIIFLGALIGGLQKRLISSVTGAIPHVVVRQPEREPVAAWEVASVEQPLYLGERVKLQQQKRKIEDWQTWEQRLPAFSDNIRAVSPVVEGQAFVSRSEKRKAVSVVGMFPEKHNNVVDVQSKLVRGRFFGLNGGEAAIGFKLADEFGVDLGDKLRVVSAEGNVATYTVAGIFDTGFNAVDSGTVFVPLRDAQSLFGVGNAVTTIGLKLNRIFEAKDLAQQMALQVPYETRSWMEDNQQLLSGLRAQSQSSNLILVFTTIAAGFGIASIMITSVVTRLREIGILKAIGATNRQILQIFAIEGTLLAFFGAIAGAVQGIALSLALYSIRTQVSETGRTAEVFPFDLTADLVIRAIVIAVVVGLIASWYPAWRAARVNAIEVIRGV, from the coding sequence ATGATCGACCGCTTCTCGCTGAGTGTAGCGATACGTCACCTGCTGTATTACAAGGGACAGACGCTACTCACCATGGGCGTGGTGGCGGTGAGCGTCACGCTGATTATCTTTCTGGGCGCACTGATTGGGGGACTCCAGAAGCGGCTGATTAGCAGTGTTACCGGCGCGATCCCGCACGTGGTGGTGCGTCAGCCGGAGCGCGAGCCGGTAGCAGCGTGGGAGGTTGCCAGTGTCGAACAACCGCTGTATCTGGGTGAACGGGTGAAACTGCAGCAGCAGAAGCGCAAGATCGAGGACTGGCAAACGTGGGAACAGCGATTACCCGCGTTCAGCGACAACATCCGCGCGGTATCGCCGGTGGTGGAAGGACAGGCGTTTGTCAGCCGCAGTGAGAAACGTAAAGCGGTCAGCGTGGTGGGCATGTTCCCCGAAAAGCACAACAACGTGGTGGATGTGCAGTCGAAGCTGGTGCGGGGACGCTTCTTTGGGCTGAACGGCGGCGAGGCAGCCATCGGATTCAAGCTGGCGGATGAGTTTGGGGTAGACCTGGGCGACAAACTGCGCGTGGTGAGCGCAGAAGGCAATGTGGCGACCTACACGGTGGCAGGGATTTTCGACACCGGCTTCAATGCGGTCGACAGCGGCACAGTGTTCGTGCCCCTGCGAGATGCCCAGAGCCTGTTTGGAGTCGGTAATGCAGTGACCACGATTGGGCTGAAGCTGAACCGCATTTTTGAGGCAAAAGACCTGGCGCAGCAGATGGCGCTGCAGGTTCCTTATGAGACGCGCTCGTGGATGGAAGACAACCAGCAACTGCTCAGCGGGCTGCGTGCGCAGTCGCAATCGTCCAACCTGATTCTGGTCTTCACCACGATTGCGGCGGGGTTCGGCATCGCCAGCATCATGATTACGTCGGTGGTCACCCGTCTGCGCGAAATCGGCATCCTGAAGGCCATCGGCGCGACCAATCGGCAGATTCTGCAGATTTTCGCCATTGAGGGCACGTTACTGGCGTTCTTCGGGGCGATTGCGGGGGCGGTGCAGGGTATCGCCCTGAGCCTTGCGCTTTACAGCATCCGCACGCAGGTGAGCGAGACGGGACGCACCGCCGAGGTGTTTCCCTTCGACCTGACGGCAGACCTGGTGATACGCGCCATCGTCATCGCGGTGGTGGTGGGTCTCATCGCGTCGTGGTATCCGGCGTGGCGGGCGGCACGGGTAAACGCGATAGAGGTCATCCGGGGGGTGTAG
- a CDS encoding efflux RND transporter periplasmic adaptor subunit: protein MKRRSKSILTGLAVVSIVLVIVAVRFAMPAPKVEVVRPASRDVVEVVVATGRVRALLQSEVGSETGGVVEEVLVREGDRVQAGQVVARLQRDELLEQLNAARAAVETATRELQQVSRGSLPEEIARARAELEQAEQVGRARLEAAVQRLRQLEAGGRAEEIGRAQAAVADAEARRKQAEADLRRTRQLFEAGALSLADVEKAETALESARAAEETARAQLSLAKNPARSEEIKAAQAEVQSARASLEQSVKAAQANLQLLLRKPLREEVEVARARLRQAEANVRLVEERLRQRDVLAPISGIVVRRNAEPGQSVLPGASLMSIASMERVEILMETDESNIPRLAPGQSAVAVVPAYREQPFRAVVTQVGPEIDSQRGVVTVRLRPVQIPSFLRPDMTVDVSVEVKQLKAATTVPVTAVVSRSGDTVFVVENGKVRAKPVRVLARGEETVAVEGLSPEDLVVKQALRVKEGQKATPQLAAGGAQ from the coding sequence ATGAAACGGCGTTCCAAAAGCATCCTGACGGGTCTGGCGGTGGTGAGCATCGTTCTGGTGATTGTGGCTGTTCGCTTTGCGATGCCCGCTCCGAAGGTGGAGGTGGTTCGCCCTGCCAGCCGCGATGTGGTAGAGGTAGTGGTAGCCACTGGTCGCGTGCGCGCGTTGCTGCAGAGCGAGGTTGGTAGCGAGACGGGCGGCGTGGTAGAAGAGGTGCTGGTGCGCGAAGGCGACAGGGTGCAGGCGGGGCAGGTGGTGGCGCGGTTGCAGCGAGATGAACTGCTGGAACAGCTGAACGCCGCGCGTGCCGCCGTGGAGACCGCCACCCGCGAACTGCAGCAGGTCTCTCGTGGCAGTCTTCCCGAAGAGATTGCCCGCGCCCGTGCTGAGCTGGAGCAGGCAGAGCAGGTAGGGCGCGCCCGTCTCGAGGCAGCGGTGCAGCGACTGCGCCAGCTGGAGGCAGGGGGTCGCGCGGAAGAGATTGGGCGGGCGCAGGCGGCGGTTGCCGATGCGGAGGCGCGGCGCAAGCAGGCGGAGGCAGACCTGAGGCGTACCCGGCAGCTGTTCGAGGCAGGCGCGTTGAGCCTCGCCGATGTGGAGAAAGCGGAGACCGCGCTGGAGTCCGCACGCGCAGCGGAAGAGACCGCACGGGCGCAGCTGTCCCTGGCGAAAAACCCAGCCCGTTCCGAAGAGATTAAAGCCGCGCAGGCGGAGGTGCAATCCGCCCGAGCCAGTTTGGAACAGTCGGTGAAAGCAGCGCAGGCGAACCTGCAACTCCTGCTACGCAAACCCCTGCGTGAGGAGGTGGAGGTGGCTCGAGCGCGACTGCGACAGGCGGAGGCGAACGTGCGTCTGGTAGAGGAACGCCTGAGGCAACGGGATGTGCTGGCGCCGATTAGCGGGATAGTCGTACGGCGCAACGCCGAGCCCGGGCAAAGCGTGCTTCCCGGTGCCAGCCTGATGTCCATTGCCAGCATGGAGCGGGTGGAAATCCTGATGGAGACCGACGAGAGCAATATCCCCCGTCTTGCCCCTGGGCAGAGCGCAGTGGCGGTGGTACCCGCGTATCGCGAACAGCCGTTCCGCGCAGTGGTGACGCAGGTCGGTCCCGAGATCGACAGCCAGCGCGGAGTGGTTACTGTGCGCTTGAGACCGGTGCAAATACCTTCCTTCCTGCGCCCAGATATGACCGTGGACGTCAGCGTGGAGGTGAAGCAGCTGAAGGCAGCCACCACCGTGCCGGTCACTGCGGTGGTGTCGCGCAGCGGCGACACCGTGTTTGTCGTTGAGAACGGCAAAGTGCGCGCGAAACCGGTTCGAGTGCTGGCGAGGGGGGAAGAGACGGTAGCTGTCGAGGGACTGTCACCGGAGGATTTGGTGGTGAAACAGGCGTTGCGCGTGAAAGAGGGGCAAAAAGCCACACCACAGCTGGCAGCAGGAGGTGCGCAATGA